The Zingiber officinale cultivar Zhangliang chromosome 2A, Zo_v1.1, whole genome shotgun sequence genomic sequence GAGACCAGATGATGCCGATCAAGCTGGAGTAGGTGTTGGGGTTGCGGATAAGCTTGCGCCACACCATGATCAGGATCAGCCTCGTCATGACGCTCGTCGGCGGCATGGCAGTCACTTCCCGTAGGCCACCTTTGCCGGCGGCCGCCTCCTTTTTAGCCTTCTCCTCGCCTCCCTCGTGAGGCTGAGCTGTTCCGTCTTTGTCCAGAATTGTCGTCTTGTTGGCGAAGCTGAACTCCTCTCGCTCTGCATACGGGCCGTCCACTAGATTTTCAAACCAAATCGAGTTAACTGATAATGAATAATATGAGAAAAGGGGCAGTAATTGAGATTAGTTGGCATACATTTGGCCGGAGAAACTCCTACGGTGACCTGGTGCTCTGCCGCCGCCGGCAAACCGTAGTCCTTGCCGTTTCCGAACACTTCGGAGACTGGCGACGCGCTGGAGCTCCACACGAACATGTGAAGGTCCTTATTACCGGCCTCCTCTGTTCTAAGGACGTTAGGCTGTCCGTTGGCCGCCCTTTTGGGAGCTGGTGCGAAGACGGCAGGATTCGGCGTCGGGTAGGGGGCAGTCACCGGCAATTGGTACTGGAGCCGGGTCGGAGGTTTGGTCGCTATCTCAGACTCGTCGTAATTCGACGGCCGAGGCGTCACCGCACCGAAGTTGGAGCTCCGGCCGCCCACCATGGCGTAGAAATCGTTGTGGTTGAAGCTGGAGCCGCGGGGCGTGGGGTTGCGCGATGACTGGAGGGAGTAGATCTCGGCGTTAGTGAGGTTGGAGGGGCGCGGAGTGGCGGCGGAGAATCCCCCGACGGAGCGGCGCGGGTAGTTGAGGTCGGAGCGGGAGGCGTTGGAGCGGCGGACGGTGACGTGGAGCTTTCCGTCCTCCTTGAGTCGGGTTTCAGTCTCGATGGGGACCTCACGGCCGTCGAGGGAGACGACGTCGGAGTCGACGCTGATGGAGGCGATGGCGCCGGCGGTGTCGGGGAACTGGTCGGCGATCAGAGCCTTGGCGGCGCGGTACTCAAAGAGGAAGAGCATGAGGGTGTACCAGATGATGCACTGCAGGACGACGATCTGGACCATGAGCGAACCGGCGTCCTTTCCGTACATGCCGATGAGCAGGGGTATGCCCATGACGAGGGTGTTGGGGAGGGTGGAGAGGGAGAAAATGGTGATGGTCCAGTCAAGGCGGCCGCGGCTGCTGAAGCGGCCCCACATGGCCAGCGCCGCCAGGACCAGCAACTTCTGGAGCGTATCTGCGGCGATGAAGCGGAGGTTCATGGCGTAGATGTTGTTGGTGGAGATGAAGTGGAAGGAGAGGAGCGGCACCGCGAAGAGCGCCACGAAGCGGTTGATGCCGGAGCACTGCACCGGCGTGAAGATGCCCCACCACTTCACCGATCCGTAAGCCAGGATCATGGCCACGTAAAGCGGAACAACCGCCGTCATCACGTTGTAGAAATCGGTCGAAGTTatcatcttctcttcttcttcttcttcttccgcttCCGCCGCTTCCTCCTCCACTTCCT encodes the following:
- the LOC122042121 gene encoding probable auxin efflux carrier component 1c, which translates into the protein MITSTDFYNVMTAVVPLYVAMILAYGSVKWWGIFTPVQCSGINRFVALFAVPLLSFHFISTNNIYAMNLRFIAADTLQKLLVLAALAMWGRFSSRGRLDWTITIFSLSTLPNTLVMGIPLLIGMYGKDAGSLMVQIVVLQCIIWYTLMLFLFEYRAAKALIADQFPDTAGAIASISVDSDVVSLDGREVPIETETRLKEDGKLHVTVRRSNASRSDLNYPRRSVGGFSAATPRPSNLTNAEIYSLQSSRNPTPRGSSFNHNDFYAMVGGRSSNFGAVTPRPSNYDESEIATKPPTRLQYQLPVTAPYPTPNPAVFAPAPKRAANGQPNVLRTEEAGNKDLHMFVWSSSASPVSEVFGNGKDYGLPAAAEHQVTVGVSPAKLDGPYAEREEFSFANKTTILDKDGTAQPHEGGEEKAKKEAAAGKGGLREVTAMPPTSVMTRLILIMVWRKLIRNPNTYSSLIGIIWSLICFRWNFTMPKIVLNSISILSDAGLGMAMFSLGLFMALQPRIIACGNKVATYAMAVRFLVGPSVMAVASLIIGLRGVLLHIAIVQAALPQGIVPFVFAKEYNVHPDILSTAVIFGMLIALPITLVYYILLGI